Proteins encoded within one genomic window of Gammaproteobacteria bacterium:
- a CDS encoding 3-deoxy-7-phosphoheptulonate synthase produces the protein MSDSIYNINVVSETDLPPPAAIKAQLPAARAATATVVRSRRALQNIIDGIDPRLFVVVGPCSIHDIGAAMEYAGRLKPLAEAVQDALLVVMRVYFEKPRTTVGWKGLINDPDMDDTFHMEKGIRTARRLLLDLADMGLPTATEALDPVMPQYMGDLISWTAIGARTTESQTHREMASGLSTPVGFKNGTDGGLQVAVNALKSARQPHHFLGINQDGRPAVIHTRGNAYGHIVLRGGGGRPNYDSVCIALAERALQGAGLPARIVVDCSHGNSNKDPALQTLVAKDCVEQVANGNRSIIGLMLESHLNWGNQEIPARLADLRYGVSVTDACIDWAATEKALQDAAAVLRPVVKAHKSA, from the coding sequence ATGAGCGATTCAATCTACAACATCAACGTCGTCTCCGAGACGGACCTGCCGCCGCCGGCGGCCATCAAGGCGCAGCTGCCGGCGGCGCGTGCCGCCACGGCAACCGTGGTGCGCAGCCGCCGCGCCCTGCAGAACATCATCGACGGCATCGACCCGCGGCTGTTCGTCGTGGTCGGTCCCTGCTCCATCCATGACATCGGCGCCGCCATGGAGTACGCGGGGCGCCTGAAGCCGCTGGCCGAGGCGGTGCAGGATGCGCTGCTGGTGGTGATGCGCGTGTACTTCGAGAAGCCGCGCACCACGGTGGGCTGGAAGGGCCTGATCAACGATCCCGACATGGATGACACCTTCCACATGGAGAAGGGCATCCGCACCGCGCGCCGTCTGCTGCTCGACCTGGCGGACATGGGGCTGCCCACGGCCACCGAGGCGCTGGACCCGGTGATGCCGCAGTACATGGGCGATCTCATCAGCTGGACGGCGATCGGCGCGCGCACCACGGAATCCCAGACCCACCGCGAGATGGCCAGCGGCCTGTCCACGCCGGTGGGCTTCAAGAACGGCACCGATGGCGGCCTGCAGGTGGCGGTCAACGCGCTGAAGTCCGCACGCCAGCCGCATCATTTCCTCGGCATCAACCAGGACGGGCGCCCGGCGGTGATCCACACCAGGGGCAACGCCTACGGCCACATCGTGCTGCGCGGTGGTGGCGGGCGGCCGAACTACGATTCGGTCTGCATCGCGCTGGCCGAGAGGGCGCTGCAGGGTGCCGGTCTGCCGGCGCGCATCGTCGTCGATTGCAGTCATGGCAATTCCAACAAGGACCCCGCGTTGCAGACGCTGGTGGCGAAGGACTGCGTGGAGCAGGTGGCCAACGGCAACCGTTCCATCATCGGCCTCATGCTCGAGAGCCACCTCAACTGGGGCAACCAGGAAATCCCCGCCCGGCTGGCGGACCTGCGCTACGGCGTGTCGGTGACCGATGCCTGCATCGACTGGGCGGCCACCGAGAAGGCCCTGCAGGACGCTGCCGCGGTGCTGCGGCCGGTGGTGAAGGCGCACAAGAGCGCCTGA
- a CDS encoding WD40 repeat domain-containing protein, producing MANASTMKPFARGDIFAGSTLLNRKDDDHAGDGRIIQYDSNLREKGVLWTEGTTHLVGGLAFAPDRTLWAFDSNSFTVIRVSPEGRQLPRIRFADRAFSNINFAADGTIYLGEHLVGNTVRLRPGSTLGTTLPKLPGTDRFGDGRLYQFTQDGKLLREFATPVHGGMPGFLGLTGAALRADGKTMLYLSELSDSIRVYDLVNDRPLPNLVTYPPESGTMVISIMYTPDGRLLHVRAKGREGFFLDQLSETGEVIRSYTLPGPGWANMGKSIEKDTILIGNFFTGQLGKFSLASGEMLATAETGTQRSLAGLAQFAG from the coding sequence ATGGCCAATGCCTCCACCATGAAGCCCTTTGCCAGGGGTGACATCTTCGCCGGCTCCACGCTGCTCAACCGCAAGGACGACGATCACGCCGGCGACGGGCGCATCATCCAGTACGACAGCAACCTGCGGGAGAAGGGCGTGCTCTGGACCGAGGGCACCACGCACCTCGTCGGCGGCCTCGCCTTCGCGCCGGACCGCACGCTGTGGGCCTTCGACAGCAACAGCTTCACGGTCATCCGCGTCAGCCCCGAGGGCAGGCAGCTGCCGCGGATCCGCTTCGCGGACCGCGCGTTCTCCAACATCAACTTCGCCGCCGATGGCACCATCTACCTGGGCGAGCACCTGGTCGGCAACACGGTGCGCCTGCGCCCCGGCAGCACGCTGGGCACGACGCTGCCGAAACTGCCGGGCACCGACCGCTTCGGCGATGGCCGCCTCTACCAGTTCACGCAGGACGGCAAGCTGCTCCGGGAATTCGCCACGCCCGTCCACGGCGGCATGCCGGGCTTCCTCGGCCTGACCGGCGCAGCGCTGCGCGCCGACGGCAAGACCATGCTCTACCTCTCGGAGCTCTCCGACAGCATCCGCGTCTACGACCTGGTCAACGACAGGCCGCTGCCGAACCTCGTCACCTATCCGCCGGAGAGCGGCACCATGGTGATCTCCATCATGTACACACCCGACGGGCGGCTGCTGCACGTCCGCGCCAAGGGCAGGGAAGGCTTCTTCCTCGACCAGCTCAGCGAGACCGGCGAGGTGATCCGCAGCTACACGCTGCCCGGTCCCGGCTGGGCGAACATGGGCAAGTCCATCGAGAAGGACACCATCCTCATCGGCAACTTCTTCACCGGCCAGCTCGGCAAGTTCAGCCTGGCGAGCGGCGAGATGCTGGCGACAGCGGAGACGGGCACGCAGCGCTCGCTGGCGGGGCTGGCGCAGTTCGCCGGCTGA
- a CDS encoding N-acetyltransferase — protein sequence MVLRPAQAADAPALHALVTQAFGRESEAVLVGRLRAWPDTVVLLAEADGELAGCVVFSEVTHAGRQRLAGLGPMAIAPFWQGQGIGTLLMQQGLADCAGRGIDAVVVLGHPDFYRRFGFRPAAERGIRCKWVVPEDAFMVAELHPGALAGVRGQVSYRPEFDEV from the coding sequence ATCGTGCTGCGCCCCGCGCAGGCAGCGGACGCGCCGGCATTGCATGCGCTGGTTACACAGGCATTCGGCCGCGAGTCCGAGGCGGTGCTGGTCGGGCGCCTGCGGGCCTGGCCCGACACCGTGGTGCTGCTGGCGGAGGCCGATGGCGAGCTCGCCGGCTGCGTGGTGTTCAGCGAGGTCACCCATGCCGGCAGGCAGCGCCTGGCGGGCCTGGGGCCGATGGCCATCGCGCCGTTCTGGCAGGGGCAGGGCATCGGCACGCTGCTGATGCAGCAGGGCCTGGCGGACTGTGCCGGACGCGGCATCGATGCGGTGGTGGTGCTCGGCCACCCCGACTTCTACCGGCGCTTCGGTTTCCGTCCGGCCGCCGAACGCGGCATCCGCTGCAAGTGGGTGGTGCCCGAGGACGCCTTCATGGTGGCGGAGCTGCACCCGGGCGCACTGGCCGGCGTGCGCGGCCAGGTGAGCTACCGGCCCGAGTTCGACGAGGTCTGA
- a CDS encoding SDR family oxidoreductase has translation MTALQRLAAILGALLLVTGAVRAADAPAPTILITGANRGIGLEYARQSAARGWNVIATARHPAQAADLRALAEANPRVVIETLDVTDFAQVDALAAKYQGKPIDVLVNNAGISGSMQDQNFGKHSDWDMFERILRTNTIAPLKIAEAFLPNLLASQQKKLINISSSEGSIGSVTHPRNYFYRTSKAGLNMEMRNVALSQKGKGLLVANINPGMVDTDMLASLPKAMLRPKEDAVKDLMRISDQLTADNTGRFWDYSGKELPW, from the coding sequence ATGACCGCCTTGCAACGCCTTGCCGCGATCCTCGGGGCCCTGCTGCTCGTCACCGGCGCCGTCCGCGCCGCCGATGCCCCGGCACCCACCATCCTCATCACCGGCGCCAACCGCGGCATCGGCCTGGAGTACGCGCGCCAGTCCGCGGCCCGGGGCTGGAACGTCATCGCCACGGCGCGCCACCCCGCGCAGGCTGCCGACCTCAGGGCGCTGGCCGAGGCCAATCCGCGGGTGGTCATCGAGACACTCGACGTCACCGACTTCGCCCAGGTCGATGCGCTGGCCGCGAAGTACCAGGGCAAGCCGATCGACGTGCTGGTGAACAACGCCGGGATCAGTGGTTCGATGCAGGACCAGAACTTCGGCAAGCATTCCGACTGGGACATGTTCGAGCGCATCCTGCGCACCAACACCATCGCACCGCTGAAGATCGCCGAGGCCTTCCTGCCCAACCTGCTGGCGAGCCAGCAGAAGAAGCTGATCAACATCTCGAGCAGCGAGGGATCGATCGGCAGCGTGACCCATCCGCGGAATTACTTCTACCGCACGAGCAAGGCCGGATTGAACATGGAGATGCGCAACGTCGCGCTGTCGCAGAAGGGCAAGGGCTTGCTGGTGGCCAACATCAATCCTGGAATGGTGGATACGGACATGCTCGCCAGTCTGCCCAAGGCCATGCTGCGCCCGAAGGAGGACGCGGTGAAGGACCTCATGCGCATCAGCGACCAGCTCACCGCCGACAACACCGGCCGCTTCTGGGACTACAGCGGCAAGGAGCTGCCCTGGTAG